The sequence GGCTATCTAAGCTGGGAGCAGCGATTTGCGCCACTTCCATGTGGGAAGACGCCTTCCGAGGCGTTGGCGGCTAGGTGCCATTTTGACATTTTGACATTGTCGCGACGGCATGGCTGCCTCCCAGGTGCATTGACTATGAGCTGGTCGCCGAGTTCGAAAGCTCTATATGACTGGCAGTACTTTCGCGACCCGAATGGCACAGATCCATATCCCAAGGAACGTGATATCCTGGGTAGCCAGACAGGGACGATATGGACCACGGTTCGCTGGCATTGGGCTCATTGCTCGTTCATGTGGAAGAAGCTCAACCGAGCTCTCGTTCAGGGACGGACAGCTAACTCCGAAGTTATCCAGCTAAAGCATACCAACCATTGCGTCAACCTGATTTTGTGCATGAATAACCCTGATGCTTTGGGTATCAACGTAGAGATTATTTACCCCCCTGTTAGCAGAGCACACTCACACCTTTGATGGCGCTGATAGTTGAGTTTGTGCGTCTGTGTTTGTGTCAATGCGAATGGAAAAATAATGCCAATTTCAATGCAAGCTTGGAATGCAACCGCTGTGAAGAAGCCTGTCAAGGCCTGTCAGAAGTCCAAGTGCGAACTTAAGTGATAGACTATGAATAACCCAAACATAACTATACCATCCCTAGATGCTTGCAAAAGGCCTCGGTGGAGGGCTCGCGTCCTAAGAATTCTTTCAATGCATCCCTTCCGGGTACGCTGCCGCCTTTCTCCAATACCGTGCGACGGTACCTTTGAAACGCCTCGGCGTTCTTTGCATCGCCTCCAAGAGTGTCGAAAACATCGTCCGCGATCGACTTGGCGCTGGTAGCGGTTAATTATTTCCAAAGTCAATTTTTTTCCATATCTGAGATGACACTCACAACAAGTAACCATAGTAACCAGCATCATACTCATGGATAAAGTGCTTAAAACTGGTGTAGTAACATCCCCATCCCGGTTCGTCCTGATTGGGTTGTGGTATCTCCGCTAAGTATATCTCGGCCCGTAACGAATTAAACAGAGCTGGGATGTCTGTGGCTTCCGCAACCTGATTGCTATTGGCTTCATTAACCTCCAAGTCAAACCTGGCAAGGAATATCTGATTGAGATGATCCAAAGCCTCCATGGCCTTGCTCCGTTGCAGCAGCACACGGATTGACGCCTCTGGAATCTTCTCTGGGGGGTTcgtagcagcggcagcggcacctTCCTGATCCTGGTTGAGATGGGAAGAATGGCCATTTCTCAGCGTGGAAACATGCTGGCTGATCTCGTGGATGACGAGCGGCACATGGCATAGATTTTCCAAGAGCTGACTTGGAAATTCGCCAAAGTCTACAGGGGTCCCATCAGGCCCATGGAACCGAGCAAACTGAGTTATGGACACTAAGTCGTGTATAGCATGCCCAAGCTCATGGAACAGCAACACCACCTGGAAGTATCTAAGTGTACAAGGGCTTCCATCAGAAGGACGAGAGTAGCCAGATAGGATGGCGGAACGAGGGTGTTGGCGATGGCCAGCTTCGTTGGTGAAGCCCTAGAAGACTTGTGAGCATACGTATGCACAGATAGAGAGACCTTGGTGAGCGACCTACTGGAACAATGTTGTGAAGGGACGGGCCGCCCGACTTCCCTGGGCGACTAAACAGATCCAGATAGAGATGCCCAAGGAACTTACCTTGCTCCCCACTGTCCCACACGACAAAGTGCTGCACATCCTCGTGCCAAATATGGGTTTGCGGAGCCATGTCAATGTCTCGGGCATCCCAGTTTTGCTCTTTGGAAACACGCTCAAATCTCAGACCAAACAGATGGCCCAGAAGCTCAGTTGCATTATTCAGGACCGATGTCAAGGGAAAATAGTCAGATATGGTCATACCATCCAGTGAAAAGTTCTCGGCGACCACCTTTTGGTGATAGTGTGACACATCCCACAGCCACAGCTTCCCATCGAAAGGTTTGCCGCGGGATTCAAGGTCTGCCTGTTTCCGGTCTCTCAGTCTGCTGACTTGTCCTTCACCAGCTTCACGTAGCCCTGTTGCTATTTCAGAAAGGAAATTCGATACGGTCTCAGGTGTTTCCGCCAGTCGTTCGGATATCCGTAGCGCTGCGTGGCTACGGTATCCCAAAAGGCGAGCTCTCAGTGCACGCTGCTGGATGATTTCGTCGAAGATGGGCCGATTTGCCTGATGCAAAGTCTCATAGGCATACACAATAGCCCTCCGTGTTTCCGAGCTCTCGGTCGCCGTGCGGTAAAAGCCATTTTGGAGGTCGCTGGCGGACAAGAGAACCTTACCGCTATCCGCCTCACGGGGTAGACCATCAAGCAGCCTTTGCGGGACCCCCTGAAGTTCGTCCGGGTCAAGCAACAAGCTGGCGTCTGCTGTCCGGATATTTTCGCGGAATGCGAACTCAAGCTTTGCAAGAGATTGGTTGATTTCTTGAACCTTGCTCTTGTCCTCTGCCGATCGTGAAAAGGCCCCATTTCTTAAGAAGGTCTGATAGAATACTTCCAACAGGTGCTTGGACTCGACAGAAatgtcttccttcttttgaCGCACAGCTTCGCATCTTCTACTCACGTCCTCGCGCATGAACAAGGTTGTCTCAAAGTCCTGAAAGAGACGCCGGACCTTGGCAGCCGCTTCTCTCAAAACAGGGTCGGATGAGGTAAATTCATGGATGACCGAAGAATTGCGGTGCGATATTCGCACATTCTCATCCCAAGCTATCGGAAGGATAAAGTTTGCAAAGCTGACGTTCTCTAGAGTCGTAGAAGCGACAAGCCTGTCTATGAGCTTTGCCGAATTGCCAAGGACTGATTCGGCGCCTTGAACCAGGGATGACGCCGTGCATTGTGATGCAGGCTGTTCGTGGGCTTGGGGAGATGACATCTTGGTTCCCTCA comes from Trichoderma asperellum chromosome 3, complete sequence and encodes:
- a CDS encoding uncharacterized protein (EggNog:ENOG41), which translates into the protein MSWSPSSKALYDWQYFRDPNGTDPYPKERDILGSQTGTIWTTVRWHWAHCSFMWKKLNRALVQGRTANSEVIQLKHTNHCVNLILCMNNPDALGINVEIIYPPVSRAHSHL
- a CDS encoding uncharacterized protein (MEROPS:MER0003110); translation: MSSPQAHEQPASQCTASSLVQGAESVLGNSAKLIDRLVASTTLENVSFANFILPIAWDENVRISHRNSSVIHEFTSSDPVLREAAAKVRRLFQDFETTLFMREDVSRRCEAVRQKKEDISVESKHLLEVFYQTFLRNGAFSRSAEDKSKVQEINQSLAKLEFAFRENIRTADASLLLDPDELQGVPQRLLDGLPREADSGKVLLSASDLQNGFYRTATESSETRRAIVYAYETLHQANRPIFDEIIQQRALRARLLGYRSHAALRISERLAETPETVSNFLSEIATGLREAGEGQVSRLRDRKQADLESRGKPFDGKLWLWDVSHYHQKVVAENFSLDGMTISDYFPLTSVLNNATELLGHLFGLRFERVSKEQNWDARDIDMAPQTHIWHEDVQHFVVWDSGEQGKFLGHLYLDLFSRPGKSGGPSLHNIVPGFTNEAGHRQHPRSAILSGYSRPSDGSPCTLRYFQVVLLFHELGHAIHDLVSITQFARFHGPDGTPVDFGEFPSQLLENLCHVPLVIHEISQHVSTLRNGHSSHLNQDQEGAAAAATNPPEKIPEASIRVLLQRSKAMEALDHLNQIFLARFDLEVNEANSNQVAEATDIPALFNSLRAEIYLAEIPQPNQDEPGWGCYYTSFKHFIHEYDAGYYGYLFAKSIADDVFDTLGGDAKNAEAFQRYRRTVLEKGGSVPGRDALKEFLGREPSTEAFCKHLGMV